A segment of the Capra hircus breed San Clemente chromosome 19, ASM170441v1, whole genome shotgun sequence genome:
ctTCAACTCTAAAATTTTAGATATCTAGTCAGGTTATTACTTTCATTTCTATAAATGCATTTTAGCAATTGTGAGTAGCTTGCATTATTCTTTGCTGAATTAAGTTTGcaaagacagtttttaaaaaaggaatcagtcaattgaattattatttttttaattatttgtggaTGCCTTTGCAGATAAATATTCAGGGTGGTTACATCATTTTCAGTGTCAAACCAAGGCCATGTATTTAATCAAAGCTTTGCAAATACTagagttaaaatattttcttttgcctcACATGAGTAActcattttctttaaacatttccaAAGCCTTTTTGGTCCCATGATGCCTAACCTCCGTGTAGTACCAAAGGCCACCATCTTGTGTATCCAAGTTATTAAGTAGAGTGTTGGATGACCAGTTCAATTTTGGGGAACACATTCCATTTATGATATTAATCACTGTACTGTGATGGGcttcagtttttactttttagCATTGAAAAATTACTTCAAAAAGTAAACTCATATTCAGTGTCATACAAAATATTGCcactttggattttattttaaaaaatgtttgatatTATTACCAATATGGCCAGAGCACAATTTGTAGCCAGTAATTTCAACCATCTCACATTAAAAATTTGAAGCTTTTCTTTCCCCCAACGTATTTTCAACTAATATCTTGATATTGAACCTGTTAGGAGAGTGTTAGCCAAAATTTCTGAGGAATGATCAAACTTTTCATCAACAATAGAAACAAATATGGTGAATTGAGTGGTATTATTTGCCTATATTCTCACGTGGCAACAGACATATGAATGCTTGTCTCTGTTTGAAGCACAAAATTTTTGCTAAATCCTAAAGATCCTCAAAAATCTCTAAAAGATTTGATGcccaattatttcatttaatacaaTAGCATTTCACAATATCATTgttcattttataattatatggaaaaataaaccatttaaacatttaattttagttTCTGCTTGTTAAATTTTTCATGTCATACTTTTCTGTACAGTGGTCATTGTAAGATTTGCTTAAAGTAAAATAGTTTTGCACAGTTTCATTATGCTTATTTACTAACCATGTTGGAATACTGTATTTTTCCAGAAAGAGATAATCTTGGCTTTGTAGTACTGTGGTCAGGTAAATTGAAGGATGCATGCTGTGTGCTTAGTAGCTcggccatgttcaactctttgtgaccctttggactgtagccttccaggctcctctgtccatgggatttttcaggcaagaatactagagtgggttgccacttcctcctccagggaatcttcctaacctagggattgaacctgtgtctcctgtgtttcctgcattgcaggcggattcttcacctgctTAGCCACCGGGAAAGCCTAAATTGAAGAATCTTATGCTACAAAATCCTGGTATTactgttgtgctgtgctgtgcttagtcactcagttgtgtctgactctttgcgaccccatggcctgtagcctgccaggctcctctgtccatggggattctccaggcaagaatattggagtgggttgccatgccctcttccaggggatcttccaaacccagggatggaacctgtgtctcttatgtttcctacattggcaggcaggttctttacccactagcgccgcctgggaagccccagttaatCACGCAGATAGGCAGTTCTACATCTTCCCAGAGCCACCTCATCTCATCCATGAGGACTTTCTTGCAAGTTTGAGAAGCAGGTGCAGCAAGGCATGTGACAGCATTTTATAGCATGCTATAAGAATTAGATGACATTTTATATTATCTTTAAATACTAAGGAGTTGGATTGTATGAATGCTCTTTCAATGTTTGTGACTGTGTTTTTGAGACAGAGaaactggagaagagaaaagatagggaaaggagaaaagagacaaCATGAGCTTGTGATGTCCATACCTTACTCTGTTCATGTGGCTCTCAGAGTCTCTTGGTTCTGCTGCCTCCAGTTTCCTCCTATATAGGATGAAAATTCAGTCAGGACACAGAGGACCCtaagacattgctttgtcaataGAACTTAGTGACATGTCCTACTGGCTAAAGATGGGAAGAAGGTATTAGTGCCTGGATCTTCTGTCCCTATGAGAGAGGAGACAGAATGGAAGGCTGTGGATGCCCTGATGAGGATGAGGAATCTGAGAAATGATGCTTCAATCTCACactcataaagaaaaagaagtgtactAGGAGCACGCCTACTATCTGTTTTGACGAGGCCTTGGGGAAGCAATCCCACGACTGTTTGTTGAGATGAACCCGGATAACTGCTCCAGTGTTAATATCTGTAAGAAAAGGTCTTgggaaatgaattttatttacaaGGAATAAATGAGTTCCATATGAGGAAGTCTTCTTCTTAGGAAGCCTTCTTAAAAGGGCTCCTAGAAGTTTAAGAGTACACCAGAGTTAAAGAAGACGTCCAGCATGTGCTCCTGCCTGGCTTTGAGTCACGAGGGGAATGGAAAGTCTCAAGTATGAAATTTGGATTGGAATGAGCCcatatttcctggtggctcagatagtaaagaattcgcctgcagtgcaggaagcccggatttgatccctgggttgggaagatcccttggatctggcatggcaacccattccagtattcttgcctgggaaatcccatggacagaggagcctggtgggcttcagtccatagcatcacaaatagtcagtcatgactgagcacacactcacaagCCCACAATGCTAGTGACTCCAAATACTAAGTAaaagtaattgaaaaaaaaaaaccatgtttagaggaaaataaagtcacccTAGCCTTCAAATTAtttctctgaattatttcaaaCACGATATCAAGCACAAGACCAAAGAGAAGCAGATATACAAGGAAATAAGGTATCAAAAATAAGAAGCAGCAGATGAAAGACGTAAAAGGACTCCGGGTAGTATAATAATCAGACATAACGTTTGCAAAGTTTATGAGGTTAAACCAAATCTGAAAATTTTGGCAGGaatttttacaaactgaaaaatatgagTAACCAGTCCTCCCATAACAAACACATTTTCCACAGTCTGTAATTCCCCTCATGTTATCTTGTCATTTTTCCTGCAAGAGTAATCACTCCTAGCAGCGTAATTTAGTTTTAGccatttttatactttatatcaATGTGTGTATGTTGTTTATACTCTTTTGTCTGTCATGTATCTGATTTTAGTAGATAGTTCTAGACAGTTTCCCCAAGTTCTTGTGCCAGGTTTCCTCCTCTTTCACAGCATATGAGAGTTTCAGTTGTTTCtaattatttgacatttttccATCCTTCTCATTTAAGCAGTTTTGGTCTGTGtgtattatgttttaaatttgcatttccttgatgactacTGAAGTCAAGTGTCTTTTCATATGTTACtgttttaatatgtatatttcgTTGTGTAAATTCTCTTTTCAGGCCTTTAGCCCATTTTTCTATTGATACTTTCAGGTTGATTTGTAATTATATGTTGCAGCTATGAATTCATGAGATGTTGTAGTAAGAATACAACGGGTTTTTTATTCAATTAATGAGGGAGAGAGATTTTAATGTCAGTATAgattaatttatcattttatcattattcctttttgtatcttttctaagaaatctttgctaaATCTTTAATAATGGTCTCTTATGTTTTACTCCTGAACTATTTATTGCTTTCCCTTTAACCTTTAAATCTACTATTAATCTAGTGTTGATTATGATATTGGGTGAGGTAGAGATCAAGAAGATATGTTCCCCCCCACAAATATTGATATCTAACTAATCCAGTCACATTTATTGAGATGACCATCTTTTTCCTGCTGTATTTCCCATTAGTCAGATGACTGCacctctgtgaatctgtttctggacTCTATTGTTTCATTTCTCAGTTGTTGATCCTTGCATCAATACTCCACTTGTTAATTACTGTATCTTTTAATGGCATTGTTACATGGTTTaaattctttagttttctttattatttctttgcctATTTTTGACTCtcaatttccatttccattttgGCTGGTtaatttctctaaaaaaaaaaaagactggctaGTAGTTTGAGTTGTATTGCATTGAAACTAGATTAATTAGGAAGAGAATGGGTTTCTTTGCAATATTGAGTCCTCTAAGTCTTagacatggtgtatttctccactTTTTTGTTATTATCTCAATAACACTTTGCATTCTTCTGAGTAAATATCTCCCAAATCTTTTGCTagatttatttttgtgcattcattgccttttattaaatttaaattgtatatatttaatgtgtacaacatgatgttttgatatacatgtatatactaaAATGATTACTATAATCAAGCTAATTAACGTCTCCATCTCCAGCATTTTCTTTCATGATGAGAGCACTTGAtgtctactctcttagcaaagttccagtatataatacagtattattaactatgctAGTTAAATCTCTAGACCTTACTAATCCTACATAACTACATCTTTGGGCTCTTTGAAAACATCTCCCCTTACCTGCATCTCCCCACCCTGGTAGCGATGATTCTGCTTTCTACTTCTATGAATttaacttttttagattctatatgtaagtgagatcatgcagtatttttatttctgtgtctggcttatttcatctAGCATAATATCCTTCAGGTTGATCCATGATTTGTCACAATGGCAGGAGCTCCTTTTTTAATGCCAactaatattccgttgtgtgttTATACCACAATATCTTAATCCATTCGTGCATCAACAGACACAGGTTGTTTTCACACCTTACTGAACCAGATTCATTTgcctgatttcagttcagttcagttcagtgcagtcgctcagttgtgtcggactctttgcgaccccgtgaatcgcagcacgccaggcctccctgcccatcaccaactcccagaactgtGGTGTTGCCTGATTTACAGCAAGCCAAATCCTATGATTCCATGGTTTGCAGCAGAGAAATGGTTTATCCATGAGGCAGCCAAATGAGAAGAACAAATCTCAAATCTGTATCCCCTAAAGCTAAAGGCTTGGGATATTTACACGATAAAGCTGAGGCATGGGGAGAGTGGGAAAAGGTaataggagaagagaaaaaagtaagATAATCATTGTTCTGTGCAAACATGACTAGGCTACATGCTTCTCCATGGGACACAAATTCAGAAAATGGCCTTGAACTTCTGTGACGTCAAAAGGAACCATATACTTCATTTACAAATGTctacttattaaatatttttgtggGTAAGAAGTGACAATACAGAAGATTTGCTGTAATCATAGATGatagaaataattttctattttcagtaACTCTaccaataattttattttgctgtAAGAGaaaggggtaacagaggatgagatggttggatagcatcaccaactcaatgggtgtgagtttaagcaaactcagggagatggtgacggacagggaagcctggggtgctgcagtgcatggagtcacaaagaatctgatatgacttagtgactgaacaacgttTATTAAGCTAGTAAAATGAATAACGATAGTGAAGCAGTATTGGTGAGATCTTGCAGAAACAGTTTGATTTGATAGCAATTTGGCAGTATAGAATATGAGCTTTAAAACAAGCAATAAGTATATGtggatgtatttatttttaggacTCTAGGCTAGGAGAATAAACCACACAATAAAGTAATGTTTGTTGAAATgatctttttttcatattcaaaGATGTGAGTTAATCTTCAAATAGCACAGTGAAACATCTTTGACAGAACTATTCAATCTTTTACAAAACTATGGTGTAAGGGTGTGTTGACACACCTCAAAAGATATAATCATGACAAACATGAAAACTGTTGTTACATGAAAATTCATAATACAAAATGTCAGTGTGAAAGAGTAACACATAATTTAAGTTAAAAGGTAGAACTAAAAATACTGGTAAATGTTAAACAGTGAAAGACGTACAACTGTCGATGAATGAGGAGGGAATATGGGATGATGCAAACCTGTGTATTTAAGTAAGTAAATTTTCACCTTAAATTTAAGCACcccgagtgggtagccattcccttctccaggggatcttcctgactcagggactgaacctaggtctcctgcattgcaggcaaattcttaaccatctgaaccaccaggacaATCGTGATTTCAAAGGTAGACAGAAATCTTCCCTGCATGTGAATCCCAGCAAGTGAGAAATCCTGCATTAAATCCCATGATGTTCTCCAAAAGAATGATAGGATGCCTTCTAATTTCACAGTGCAGGCCATAGGCAGTCCTTAGCAGCAGTGCTTGAGAGTGAATTCACATAATCTGATGCTTGCTCACCTTTCATTTTAACAAGAACTACTACtacaatagctaacatttattgaaaatatactATATTCTAGGAAGTACATGGTTACATTCATATCTGATTCATTACAATCTATTCTTTACAGACAGTACCACATTCAAACTTCCTGACAACACAGAGAGGTAAGTTTTACTTGCTCTGAAAGGTTAAGGAATTTCCTAGGGTCACACTGCTTACAAGTGGCAAAACTAAGATTTAGACTTGCTTGTCTAACTCTGGAGCTAGTGCTGTCTACCACTTTGCTATACTATATTTTATTGACAGAAGATAGTGTGTGAACTTACTCTCAGGTGAATAGGGAGTAGGTGAGCTAtcaacaggggcttcccaggcagtgctagtggtaaagaacccatctgccaatgcaggagatgtaagggacacggttcgatccttgggtcaggaagatcccctggagaagggaatggctacccacttcagtattcttgcctagagaatcccatggacagaggagtcaggcgggctatcgtccatagggtcacaaggagttggacatgactgaagtgacttagcatgcatgcacaagctATCAACAACTGATTTCCGCTGGAAAAGGTATTATCAACGGAAACCACAATCTATGTTATCAAAGCTTACAACCAGGTAcctaaagagaatgaaaaatatcaACCTGTagtaacttttcattttcctatagAATCTAATTGGTCTTGGGGCACCTTACTGTATGCATATTTGCTCCAATGTTTACTGACTTAGCTTTTTGGTAACCGTCAATAATAATCAGTATAGTGCAGATATTGGCTTGAGCTGATGAATACAGAACAGTGTGGGCTCTCTGCGGGTCATATAAGTTATGAACTGGTGACCTAATGCTTGGGTAAATCATTTGAACTTTATTCTGTAGGCAGCATAAAACCATTTGAATTTTCTAATAGGGTTGTGATGATAAAATCATGTTCTATGAAGATTCAGCTGACTGTGGTGTGCAgaatggatggaatgaggagAAACTGGCGACTGGAGAATATCTTAGAGGGGTTTCAATCATTCAGGTGAGAGATTTGAAATAGTCATAAAATCATTCTTTCCTAATCCCTAACGTTATGTTCGCAACTAAGCCAGTGGGATTTAACACATCTTAACGGTGCcaggcattatgccaagtgatGCAAGGGTGAAATTGACTTGAAAAATTTTTcccaaagataaaaatgaagctTTCAAGTGAAATTTAAGGTGTTAGGAGGGATGGGGATTTGGATGCCTGGTAAAATATTGTAGTAGGTCTAGCTAAAGATTCCATCTCATCAAACCCTTCCCAGTGTCTATTCTTTCAGCCTAGGGGTGTCACAGACATGGGGAGTCTCAGAGTTAAAATGCTATTGGTAGGGGTCCAAGTCACCAAGGTCCCAGTGATGGCAGGAAAAAGTTAACTTTTCCTGGAGTTTATTCTTGGCTACATACAATAGTAAGACCAAATATTACCTTATTTTGGCCGTGCATTATCTCATGTGGTTTCAAAAGATTCAAGCACATCCTTTATGATATTATACAACTGGATGGCTAGAATTCTAGAACATTGTGATTGTAAGAACTTAAGCTGATGATATTGCCCTGATAATGGGTTTGTTCTAATGTGTCCTGTAGCTTAGGCATGAATATTTCAATTTCAGATCACAGGTCTTAGAAGTGAGGTTCCCCacttttcctccctttctctttcttccctgctTAACTGTGGTGATTGTAATTGGGTAGGGACCTCCATATTAGATGTGAAGTCATTCCCTCTAAGAGGAATGAGTTCTCCTAGCCCACATTAGCTTTTTCAGGGAAGACTTGATGTCTCTGTTCCTCAAACTATAGATAAAGGGATTTAACATCGGGGTTACCACCGTGTACATCACTGATGCAACTGCACCCTTCTGTGCCGAGTGGTTGGAGAGGGGGCTGAAGTAAACACAAAAGGAACTCCCAAAGTATAGAGAGACCACGGAGAGGTGAGAGCTGCAGGTGGAAAAGGCTTTCcgcttcccctgagctgagggGATCTTCAGGATTGTCGAGAAAATGTATGCATAAGAGATAATCAGGCAAAGCACACAAACCAGACCCGTAAGACCCCCTACAGTGAAGATCACCAGTTCATTGATGAAGGGGTCTGTGCAGGACAGACTCAGAAGGGGGTTGATGTCACAGAAGAAGTGTTCAATCTCTTGGTCTGCACAGAAGGACAGGCTGCTCATCAAGAGTGTGTGTAGCAGGGAGTGGAGGGCGTTCGTGACCCAGGATGCAGACACTAGGAAGACACAGAGGCCAGGGCTCATGACCATGATgtaatggagtgggtagcatatggCCTtgtagcggtcataggccatgacAGCCAAGAGGGATGCCTCCAGCATCCCAAATATCAAGAAAAAATACAGTTGTGATAGACACCCTGTGTAGGAGATGATCTGACTCTGGGCCCATATATTTGCCAGCATCTTGGGGACTGTGGTAGAAACAAAGCAGGTATCAGTGAGGGAGAGGTTGGCCAGGAAGAAGAACATGGGAGTGTGGAGGTGAGCATCGGCAGCGATGGCCAGAATGATGAGGAGGTTGCCGGTCACTGTGACCAGGTACATGGACAGGAACAGACCAAAGAGGGGCCACTGCTGCTCTGGCTGTTGGGAGAGTCCCAGAAGGAAAAATTCTGAGACACTGGTCAGGTTTTCCCATCCCATTTGTCTGTAAGCAGAAAGTAGAGTTAACTGAATGAGATTTGTAAGCCCTGGACTGTGAGCTCTGAAAATTATGAGATATTCCAGCGTTGATATTCTAGGGTGGGGTTGAATCATATAAAATCTCCAATATTTAACTGCttgttgttcaatcaccaagttgtgtctgactctgtgctaccccatggaccgtagcctgccaggcctccctgtccctcactgtctcctggagtttgcccaagttcacatccattgaattggtaat
Coding sequences within it:
- the LOC102178764 gene encoding olfactory receptor 1G1-like translates to MIQPHPRISTLEYLIIFRAHSPGLTNLIQLTLLSAYRQMGWENLTSVSEFFLLGLSQQPEQQWPLFGLFLSMYLVTVTGNLLIILAIAADAHLHTPMFFFLANLSLTDTCFVSTTVPKMLANIWAQSQIISYTGCLSQLYFFLIFGMLEASLLAVMAYDRYKAICYPLHYIMVMSPGLCVFLVSASWVTNALHSLLHTLLMSSLSFCADQEIEHFFCDINPLLSLSCTDPFINELVIFTVGGLTGLVCVLCLIISYAYIFSTILKIPSAQGKRKAFSTCSSHLSVVSLYFGSSFCVYFSPLSNHSAQKGAVASVMYTVVTPMLNPFIYSLRNRDIKSSLKKLMWARRTHSS